The following nucleotide sequence is from Vibrio fluvialis.
CCGCGCGTTTGACGCATGCTCCGGGTAACGGCGCTGCAATCGGTGGCCTGAAAGTGACCACGGATTACGGCTGGTTTGCAGCTCGTCCGTCTGGTACTGAAGATATCTACAAGATTTACTGCGAAAGCTTCAAAGGCGAGCAACATCTGAAACAGATCGAAGCGGAAGCGCAGGAAATCGTCAATCAGGTGTTTAAAGACGCCGGACTGTAAGTATTGTTAATGCAAATAACAAAGGCGACCTTGTGGTCGCCTTTTTCTTTACGCGGATTCTATCAACTCATGCTCTGCAAGCGGCCAGCTTCTTGGCACAATAAACCAGAAACGTCCGGATGGCGTTTGGCAGTGCACAAATCCTTCGTCACCACCAAGGTATGGCTCTGAATCATCGCTGCAGCCAGTCAGCCACTGCGCTTTAGTGAGTGCATAGAGTGGTTCGTCAATCTGGTCTTGTTGATCCTGATAGCACCAGTAGCCGTTGATTTGCGAAGAATTGAGTGCAAATCCAAGGCAATCCGATGGTACCGTTTCCGGTTCAAAGGGGTTGATGTAGAGACGTCCCTGCATGAGCAGGTTTTGTTCGGCATGCGCCCACAAAGGGTAGGCATCAATAAAGGCGTCACTGGCAGAAAGAGGCAGTTGGTGCTCAAGCATGTGCGCCAGTTTCAGATCTAAACGGTCTTGCGCGTTGGGCCCATACCACAATCCCTGATGGAGTAGATAGAACTTAACGGCGACTTCCCAGTGTTCGTACTGCTCGGTCTTGCGATTTTTGACAATGAAATCAATCGACCCCAGAGTTCGTCCTTCATCGTTGAGCTGAATCTCTTCCGATACGGCATTGTAGCGTGGAGTAGCAGTAAACAGTTGTTGGCATAAATACTGGTAGAGGAAGCCGAGACGTTGATTGCCCTGATAAGCGGGCCATTCAGCGTGGAGATTTCGAATAAAGGGTGTTTTCCCAACAATGGGAGGAGACGGTTCGAAAAGTGGTGGTGTCGTGGCAACCCATTCCGTCAGCTGTTTTAAGTCCATATTTTTATCATTCCGCCTGCATCGTTTTCGACATTTTGGTCTGAAATTGTTATAACCTCGCCATTACTATTATGCAATGGAACAGAAGATGAATAATTTGCAGCTTGAAGCATTGCTCAATGAAACATTGTCTCCGCAACAGATTAAAGACTACTGTCCGAATGGCCTTCAGGTGGAAGGCCGACGAGAGATTAAAAAAATTGTCACGGGTGTGACGGCTTCTAAAGCACTGATTAACAAAGCAATCGAACTCAAGGCTGACGCATTGTTAGTCCATCACGGTTACTTCTGGAAAGGTGAACATGAAGCCATTCGTGGAATGAAAGGCGACCGCATTCGCCAGCTGATTAAACATGACATCAATTTGCTGGCCTACCATCTTCCGCTCGATATTCATTCTGAACTCGGAAACAACGCTCAACTGGCTAAATTGCTGGGTATTCAGGTGGAAGGTGGCTTAGAAGGTCATCCTCAATCGGTTGCGATGTTTGGTTGCTTTGAACAAGCCATCACAGGCGAAGCCTTAGCACAGCGAATCGCAAATACTCTGCAGCGTCAACCTTTGCATATCGCGCCTGAATTGAAGGACAAGCTGATTAAGAAAGTTGGCTGGTGTACAGGTGGTGGTCAGGATTACATTGAACTTGCTGCTGCGCAGGGGATGGATGCCTTTATCTCGGGTGAAATTTCGGAACGTACGACGTATTCTGCCCGTGAGCTGAACATTCATTACTTCTCGGCAGGTCACCATGCGACAGAACGTTATGGTGTGAAAGCGCTGGGGGAGTGGTTGGCCGCAGAGCACGGGTTTGACGTCGAGTTTATCGATATCGATAACCCGGTGTAATTCAAATAAAAACAGAATAAAAAAAGAGCGAGGTTTCCCCTCGCTCTTTTTCGTTATACACAAAACATCTGGGCTGTTATTCGCGCTCGTAAAGTGGCACGAAATCACGCATCTTCTCACCAGTGTAAAGCTGACGAGGACGACCGATACGGTTGCTTGGATCACTGTGCATTTCATTCCAGTGAGCAATCCAACCGATAGTACGAGACATCGCGAAGATAACGGTGAACATAGAGACCGGAATACCGATCGCTTTCAGGATGATGCCTGAGTAGAAGTCTACGTTCGGGTACAGTTTCTTCTCGATGAAGTAGTCGTCAGACAGAGCGATGCGTTCCAGTTCCATTGCAACGTCCAGCAGTGGATCCTGAATGCTCAGTTCTTTCAATACTTCATGACACGCTTCACGCATCACGGTTGCACGTGGGTCGTAGTTTTTGTAAACGCGGTGACCAAAGCCCATCAGGCGGAATGGATCATCTTTATCTTTAGCACGCTCAACGAACTCTGGAATCTTATCGACACTGCCGATTTCTTCCAGCATGCGTAGACATGCTTCGTTTGCACCACCGTGCGCCGGGCCCCACAGAGAAGCGATACCAGCAGCGATACATGCGAACGGGTTAGCACCAGACGAACCTGCCAGACGTACTGTTGACGTTGACGCATTCTGTTCGTGGTCTGCGTGCAGAGTGAAAATCTTATCCATCGCACGAGCAACCACAGGGTTTACTTCGTATTCTTCACATGGTGTTGCAAACATCATGTGCAGGAAGTTTTCTGCGTAGCTCAGATCGTTGCGAGGGTAAATAAACGGTTGACCAACCGAGTATTTGTAACACATTGCTGCCAGTGTTGGCATTTTTGATAGCAGACGATACGCCGCGATTTCGCGGTGAGTGTCGTTATTAATGTCGAGTGAATCGTGGTAGAAGGCCGCGAGAGCACCTACTACACCACACATTACAGCCATTGGGTGAGCATCACGACGGAAACCGTGGAAGAAGCTCGCGATTTGCTCATGAACCATAGTGTGACGAGTTACAGTCTTTTTAAACTCTTCATACTGTTTGCGATTAGGGGCTTCACCGTAAAGTAGGATGTAACACACTTCCAAGTAATCGGCGTTATTGGCTAATTGATCGATTGGGAAACCGCGGTGTAGCAGAACACCTTTGGCGCCGTCGATGTAAGTGATTTGAGATTCACAAGATGCAGTGGCAAGAAAACCAGGGTCAAAAGTAAAGTATCCGTTTGAGCCTAATTTACGAACGTCGATTACTTGAGGGCCAATAGTCCCGTCCATAATCGGCAGTTCGATTGGCGCTTTGCCTTCGATATGAAGGGTCGCTTTCTTATCTGCCATAACAATCTCCTTTGTTTATTATTTAATCCGTCCAGGATGTTTGTGTGCCATTCTTGTACGTCCGATCTTAATCAAAGTCAATTTTTCTCCTCTGATGTGTGCACTTACTTTGATTTTTTATACATATAAAGTTAAAAATCTGTTCTGTGTAGCAAAAATTGTTACATCAATTGTTGTAGAATGTTGCCAGCCGTATATTGGCGTAGCAAATTTTGGTGAAAACCTTATAAATTCAAGGCTGGAAATAAAAGTGAGGTGATGTTTCCATTCTTGTTGTTAACAATTATTTTACAATTTTGTTCCAGTAATCGCAGGGAATTTGTTGAATAAATGTTAACTTTTGTAGGTTTGCGGCCAAATTTCATCCATAACTATAAATGCTCAATGGAGCTGAGTGAGCAAGCCCGTGAAAGAAAGAAAGTCAAGACCTGTTAATTTAGATCTGCAGACCATTAGCTTTCCGATCACAGCAATCGCTTCTATCCTTCACCGCGTGGCGGGGGTTATTACGTTTGTAGCGGTCGGTATTTTGCTTTGGTTACTATCCATCTCATTATCCTCTCCAGTAGGTTTCATGGAAGCGAGTGACATCGTCAATGGCTTCTTCGTGAAATTTATCCTGTGGGGCATTCTGACCGCGCTGTCATACCACATTGCTGGTGGTATTCGTCATTTACTTATGGACCTTGGCCACTTTGAGGAGCTGGACACGGGTGCAATGAGTGCAAAAGTTGCTTTCGGTGCAACAGCGGTTCTATCTCTATTGGCGGGGGTTTTGGTATGGTAAAGAACGTTTCCTCATTTGGTCGTAATGGGGTTCATGATTTCCTATTAATTCGCGCCAGTGCGATCATCATGACTCTTTACACCATCTATATTGTAAGTTTCTGTGCATTCACTGATATCTCTTACGTTTCATGGACTCAATTCTTTGGTGGAACGTTTACCAAAGTCTTCACAATGCTGGCGTTAGTGTGCGTACTGATCCACGGCTGGATCGGCCTGTGGCAAGTACTGACTGACTACGTTAAGTGTTCAAAACTGCGTGGCGGGCTGCAGCTTGTCGTGGTTGCAGTGCTGTTCGGATACTTCTTCTCTGGCCTATTTGTATTGTGGGGTGCGTAAGTGACTATTCCAGTTCGTGAATTTGACGCCGTAGTAATCGGTGCTGGTGGTGCAGGCATGCGTGCTGCACTGCAAATCTCTGAGCAAGGCCTGTCTTGTGCTCTGCTTTCTAAAGTTTTTCCTACTCGTTCGCACACCGTGTCAGCGCAGGGCGGCATCACCGTTGCTCTGGGTAACTCTCATAAAGATGACTGGCAATGGCACATGTACGATACCGTAAAAGGTTCAGACTACATCGGTGACCAAAACGCGATTGAATACATGTGTAAGAATGGCCCTGAGTCTGTTATCGAACTGGAGAAAATGGGTCTGCCATTCTCTCGCTTCGATAACGGTACTATTTACCAACGCCCATTTGGTGGTCAGTCTAAAGAGTTTGGTGGTGAGCAGGCTGCACGTACTGCGGCAGCCGCTGACCGTACCGGTCACGCTCTGCTGCATACGCTTTACCAACAGAACGTAAAACACAAAACCACGATCTTCTCTGAATGGTACGCACTGGATTTGGTGAAGAACCAAGACGGCGCGATTCTGGGTTGTACCGCGCTTTGCATGGAAACTGGCGAAATCTGCTACTTCAAAGCAAAAGCAACTGTACTGGCAACAGGCGGTGCAGGCCGTATCTATGCCTCAACTACTAACGCGCATATCAACACCGGTGACGGTGTTGGTATGGCGCTGCGTGCAGGCGTTCCGATGCAAGATATGGAAATGTGGCAGTTCCACCCAACGGGTATCGCAGGTGCAGGTGTTCTGGTAACAGAAGGCTGTCGTGGCGAAGGTGGTTACCTACTAAATAAAGACGGCGAGCGTTTCATGGAACGTTACGCGCCAAACGCGAAAGACCTGGCGGGTCGTGACGTGGTTGCGCGTTCAATGATGATTGAAATTCGTGAAGGCCGTGGCTGTGATGGCCCATGGGGTCCACACATCAAACTGAAACTGGATCACCTGGGCAAAGACGTTCTTGAATCACGTCTGCCTGGTATCTGTGAACTGTCTCGTACGTTTGCACACGTTGACCCAGTGAAAGAACCTATCCCTGTAATTCCAACCTGTCACTACATGATGGGCGGTGTTCCGACTCAGGTTTCTGGTCAGGCAATTAAGCAACTGGCTGACGGCAGTGAAGCAGACGTTCAAGGTCTGTTCGCTTGTGGTGAAATTGCATCAGTATCTGTACACGGTGCTAACCGTCTGGGCGGTAACTCGCTGCTAGACTTGGTGGTATTTGGTCGTGCAACAGGTCTGCATCTGGGTGAAACTCTGGCTGCACAAGCAGAGGCTCGTCCTGCAACGGCATCTGACATCGAAGCGTCTCTGGCTCGTACCATGCGCTGGGAAAACAGTAAAGGCGGCGAAGATCCGGTTCAAATCCGTAAAGACCTACAACGCTGTATGCAAAACAGCTTCTCGGTATTCCGTGAAGGTGACGCAATGGCAACTGGTCTGGAAGAACTGCGAGTGATTCGTGAGCGTCTGAAAGATGCACATCTGGCTGACAAGTCTCAGGAATTCAACACGCAACGTGTGGAATGTCTGGAACTGGACAACCTGATGGAAACTGCATTCTCTACTGCTGTGGCGGCGAACTACCGTACAGAAAGCCGTGGCGCGCATGCTCGTTTCGACTTCCCTGAACGTGACGATGCAAACTGGCTGTGCCACTCAATCTACAACCCGGAAACTGAGCAGATGAGCAAGCGTGACGTTAACATGTCACCGGTTCACCGCGAAGCATTCCCACCAAAAGTACGTACGTACTAAGGGAGGACTGAACGATGAAATTGAATTTCTCTCTGTACCGCTACAATCCGGATGTAGATAAAAAGCCTTACATGAAAGACTATGTGCTTGAAGTGGAAGAAGGCTCAGATATGATGGTCCTTGACGCTCTGATTCTTCTGAAAGAGCAGGATCCTACCATCGCGTTCCGCCGCTCATGCCGTGAAGGTGTGTGTGGTTCGGATGGCTTGAACATGAACGGTAAAAATGGCCTGGCGTGTATCACTCCGTTGTCTGCTCTGAAAGGCGGCAAAATTGTGATTCGTCCTCTGCCTGGTCTGCCTGTAGTTCGTGACCTGATCGTCGACATGACTCAGTTCTACGACAACTACGCCAAAGTAAAACCGTTCCTGATCGCCGATGATGCATTGCCACCATCACGCGAGAATCTGCAGTCTCCTGAAGAACGAGCGCATCTGGATGGCTTGTACGAATGTATCATGTGTGCATGTTGTACAACGTCTTGTCCATCGTTCTGGTGGAACCCAGACAAATTTATCGGTCCTGCAGGTCTGCTTGCGGCTTACCGTTGGCTAATTGATAGCCGCGATACCGCAACAGATGAGCGCTTATCAAATCTTGATGACGCATTTAGCGTTTTTCGTTGCCATGGCATCATGAATTGTGTAAGTGTTTGTCCTAAAGGATTAAACCCTACGAAAGCTATCGGTCACATCAAGTCGATGCTGGTTAATCGCTCGGTTTAATAGATAAAAAATTGCAGGCCTTCGGGCCTGCCTTTAATAGCTCGGCGTAGACCGAAGCAAACGTGAAAACTACTGGTTAAGGGAAAATAATGCACAACGGCGTGATGAAGGCATGGCTCGAGTCTTCACACTTGGCTGGCGCCAATGCAACTTATGTAGAAGATCTCTACGAACTGTATCTAAGTGATCCCGATCTGGTAAGTGAGGAGTGGAAACGTGTTTTTGAAGGGCTGCCTGCGCAACCCGACAATGTGGTTGAACAACCGCACTCACGTGTCCGTGACTACTTCCGACGACTCGCTCAAGAGACAAAGCATTACAATGTCCAAGTTAGTGATCCTGAAGTCGATGCAAAACAAGTAAAAGTACTGCAGCTTATCAACGCGTACCGCTTCCGCGGTCACGAAGCTGCGCAATTGGACCCTCTAGGTTTGTGGAAACGCCCGACCGTGGCGGAATTGGACCCTTCATTCCACAATCTCACCGAAGATGACATGGAAGAGACTTTCAACGTAGGTTCGTTTGCTATTGGCAAAGAAACCATGAAGTTGAAAGACATCTATCAATCCCTCAATAAAATCTATTGCGGATCGATCGGTGCAGAGTACATGCACATGACTGACACTGAGCAAAAACGTTGGATTCAACAACGTCTGGAGCCAGTAGTAGGCCAGCCATCCTTTACCCTAGATGAAAAACGCACTTTCCTCGAAGAACTGACTGCTGCAGAAGGTCTTGAGCGCTACCTTGGCGCGAAATTCCCAGGCGCAAAACGCTTCTCTCTGGAAGGTGGCGACGCCATGGTTCCAATGACCAAAGAGCTGATTCGTCATGCTGGTAAAACGGGCATGCGTGAAGTCGTAATCGGTATGGCTCACCGCGGTCGTCTGAACATGTTGGTTAACGTTCTCGGTAAGAAACCACAAGACCTGTTTGACGAATTTGCCGGCAAGCACGACGAAACGTGGGGTACGGGTGACGTTAAATATCACCAAGGCTTCTCAGCTGATTTCGCAACTCCCGGTGGTGATGTGCATTTAGCACTGGCATTCAACCCATCTCACCTGGAAATCGTTAACCCGGTAGTTATGGGCTCGGTACGTGCTCGTCAGGATCGCCTGGGCGATGATGACGGTAGCAAAGTACTGCCTATCACTATTCACGGTGACTCGGCTGTGGCAGGTCAGGGTGTGGTTGCTGAGACATTCAACATGTCTCTGGCTCGTGGATACTGCGTTGGTGGTACGGTGCGTATCGTAGTCAACAACCAAGTTGGCTTTACGACATCTAACCCACGTGATACACGTTCAACCATGTACTGTACTGACATTGCGAAAATGGTTCAGGCTCCGATTTTCCACGTTAATTCCGATGATCCGGAAGCTGTAGCTTTCGTTACTCGTCTGGCGTTGGATTACCGCAACGAATTTAAACGCGATGTTGTGATTGACCTGGTTTGTTACCGCCGTCATGGTCACAACGAAGCGGATGAGCCAAACGCAACTCAGCCTCTGATGTATCAGAAAATTAAAAAGCATCCAACCCCTCGTAAGTTGTATGCAGATGTTCTGATTGATCGTCAAGAAAGCGATATCGAAACCGCCACTCAGTTGGTGAACGAATATCGTGACGCACTGGATCGCGGCGAAGTCGTGGTGAAAGAGTGGCGTCCTATGGCGATGCATTCTGTTGACTGGTCACCTTACCTTGGCCATGACTGGAATGAAGACTGGCAGAGCCAATACCCAATTGAGCGCCTGAAAGAATTGGGCCAACGTCTGTGCCAGTACCCTGAAAGTCACAAGCTACAAAGCCGCGTAGAGAAAATCTACAACGATCGCGTTGCGATGGTATCTGGCGAGAAGCTCCTTGACTGGGGTATGGCGGAAACGTTGGCGTATGCGACGCTGGTTGATGACAGCAAGCGCATTCGTATTTCAGGTCAGGATTCTGGCCGTGGTACGTTCTTCCACCGTCATTCAGTACTGCATAATCAGAGTGATGCGAGCACTTATGTCCCTCTGAGCAACATTCATGACAATCAGGGTCCATTTGAAGTGATCGACTCTGTACTGTCTGAAGAAGCAGTACTGGCATTTGAATACGGCTACGCGACTGCGGAGCCAGGTGGTCTGACAATTTGGGAAGCTCAGTTTGGCGATTTTGCCAACGGCGCTCAGGTTGTTATTGACCAGTTCATCTCTTCTGGTGAGCAAAAATGGGCACGTCTGTGTGGCCTGACGATGCTGTTACCTCATGGTTACGAAGGTCAAGGTCCAGAGCACTCATCGGCACGTCTTGAGCGTTACCTGCAACTTTGCGCAGAGCAAAACATGCAAGTTATCGTTCCATCGACGCCAGCGCAGGTTTACCACATGCTGCGTCGTCAGGTTGTGCGTAAGATGCGTCGCCCACTGATCGTGATGTCGCCAAAATCACTGCTTCGTCATCCTCTGTGTGTTTCAACGCTTGAAGATCTGGCTGAAGGTACCTTCCTGCCAGCGATTCCAGAAGTGGATAACCTAGACCCGGCGAAAGTGAAACGTGTTGTATTCTGTTCAGGTAAGGTTTACTACGACCTGCTGGAACAACGCCGCAGCAACGAGCAAGACGATGTCGCGATTGTCCGTGTTGAACAGTTGTACCCATTCCCAATGGATGAAGTACAGGCTGCGATTGCACAATACACGAATGCTGTTGATTACGTTTGGTGTCAGGAAGAGCCTCAAAACCAAGGCGCCTGGTACTGTAGCCAACATAATTTCCGTGCCGCTATCCCAGCGGGTGCAGAACTGAAATATGCGGGCCGCCCGGCTTCTGCTTCACCAGCAGTCGGTTATATGTCGGTACACTTGAAACAACAGAAAGCGTTGGTTGAAGACGCTCTGACCCTAGCTTAAGAACTAGAACTAAAAGGAAGACACAGATATGACAGTTGAAATTCTGGTTCCAGATTTACCTGAATCAGTAGCAGACGCAACCGTAGCGACATGGCATAAACAACCAGGTGACGTTGTTGCACGTGACGAAGTAATCGTTGAAATCGAAACCGACAAAGTAGTTCTGGAAGTTCCAGCACCGGAAGCGGGTGTACTGGAAGCGATTCTGGAAGAAGAAGGCGCGACCGTACTGTCTAAACAGCTACTGGCTCGCCTGAAACCTGGTGCGGTAGCTGGTGAACCAACGACTGACACGACAAGCGCAACCGAATCTTCTCCAGACAAACGCCACAAAGCGACATTG
It contains:
- the sdhC gene encoding succinate dehydrogenase cytochrome b556 subunit, with the protein product MSKPVKERKSRPVNLDLQTISFPITAIASILHRVAGVITFVAVGILLWLLSISLSSPVGFMEASDIVNGFFVKFILWGILTALSYHIAGGIRHLLMDLGHFEELDTGAMSAKVAFGATAVLSLLAGVLVW
- the sdhA gene encoding succinate dehydrogenase flavoprotein subunit, whose product is MTIPVREFDAVVIGAGGAGMRAALQISEQGLSCALLSKVFPTRSHTVSAQGGITVALGNSHKDDWQWHMYDTVKGSDYIGDQNAIEYMCKNGPESVIELEKMGLPFSRFDNGTIYQRPFGGQSKEFGGEQAARTAAAADRTGHALLHTLYQQNVKHKTTIFSEWYALDLVKNQDGAILGCTALCMETGEICYFKAKATVLATGGAGRIYASTTNAHINTGDGVGMALRAGVPMQDMEMWQFHPTGIAGAGVLVTEGCRGEGGYLLNKDGERFMERYAPNAKDLAGRDVVARSMMIEIREGRGCDGPWGPHIKLKLDHLGKDVLESRLPGICELSRTFAHVDPVKEPIPVIPTCHYMMGGVPTQVSGQAIKQLADGSEADVQGLFACGEIASVSVHGANRLGGNSLLDLVVFGRATGLHLGETLAAQAEARPATASDIEASLARTMRWENSKGGEDPVQIRKDLQRCMQNSFSVFREGDAMATGLEELRVIRERLKDAHLADKSQEFNTQRVECLELDNLMETAFSTAVAANYRTESRGAHARFDFPERDDANWLCHSIYNPETEQMSKRDVNMSPVHREAFPPKVRTY
- the sucA gene encoding 2-oxoglutarate dehydrogenase E1 component — encoded protein: MHNGVMKAWLESSHLAGANATYVEDLYELYLSDPDLVSEEWKRVFEGLPAQPDNVVEQPHSRVRDYFRRLAQETKHYNVQVSDPEVDAKQVKVLQLINAYRFRGHEAAQLDPLGLWKRPTVAELDPSFHNLTEDDMEETFNVGSFAIGKETMKLKDIYQSLNKIYCGSIGAEYMHMTDTEQKRWIQQRLEPVVGQPSFTLDEKRTFLEELTAAEGLERYLGAKFPGAKRFSLEGGDAMVPMTKELIRHAGKTGMREVVIGMAHRGRLNMLVNVLGKKPQDLFDEFAGKHDETWGTGDVKYHQGFSADFATPGGDVHLALAFNPSHLEIVNPVVMGSVRARQDRLGDDDGSKVLPITIHGDSAVAGQGVVAETFNMSLARGYCVGGTVRIVVNNQVGFTTSNPRDTRSTMYCTDIAKMVQAPIFHVNSDDPEAVAFVTRLALDYRNEFKRDVVIDLVCYRRHGHNEADEPNATQPLMYQKIKKHPTPRKLYADVLIDRQESDIETATQLVNEYRDALDRGEVVVKEWRPMAMHSVDWSPYLGHDWNEDWQSQYPIERLKELGQRLCQYPESHKLQSRVEKIYNDRVAMVSGEKLLDWGMAETLAYATLVDDSKRIRISGQDSGRGTFFHRHSVLHNQSDASTYVPLSNIHDNQGPFEVIDSVLSEEAVLAFEYGYATAEPGGLTIWEAQFGDFANGAQVVIDQFISSGEQKWARLCGLTMLLPHGYEGQGPEHSSARLERYLQLCAEQNMQVIVPSTPAQVYHMLRRQVVRKMRRPLIVMSPKSLLRHPLCVSTLEDLAEGTFLPAIPEVDNLDPAKVKRVVFCSGKVYYDLLEQRRSNEQDDVAIVRVEQLYPFPMDEVQAAIAQYTNAVDYVWCQEEPQNQGAWYCSQHNFRAAIPAGAELKYAGRPASASPAVGYMSVHLKQQKALVEDALTLA
- a CDS encoding succinate dehydrogenase iron-sulfur subunit: MKLNFSLYRYNPDVDKKPYMKDYVLEVEEGSDMMVLDALILLKEQDPTIAFRRSCREGVCGSDGLNMNGKNGLACITPLSALKGGKIVIRPLPGLPVVRDLIVDMTQFYDNYAKVKPFLIADDALPPSRENLQSPEERAHLDGLYECIMCACCTTSCPSFWWNPDKFIGPAGLLAAYRWLIDSRDTATDERLSNLDDAFSVFRCHGIMNCVSVCPKGLNPTKAIGHIKSMLVNRSV
- a CDS encoding Nif3-like dinuclear metal center hexameric protein, with protein sequence MNNLQLEALLNETLSPQQIKDYCPNGLQVEGRREIKKIVTGVTASKALINKAIELKADALLVHHGYFWKGEHEAIRGMKGDRIRQLIKHDINLLAYHLPLDIHSELGNNAQLAKLLGIQVEGGLEGHPQSVAMFGCFEQAITGEALAQRIANTLQRQPLHIAPELKDKLIKKVGWCTGGGQDYIELAAAQGMDAFISGEISERTTYSARELNIHYFSAGHHATERYGVKALGEWLAAEHGFDVEFIDIDNPV
- a CDS encoding DUF1853 family protein produces the protein MDLKQLTEWVATTPPLFEPSPPIVGKTPFIRNLHAEWPAYQGNQRLGFLYQYLCQQLFTATPRYNAVSEEIQLNDEGRTLGSIDFIVKNRKTEQYEHWEVAVKFYLLHQGLWYGPNAQDRLDLKLAHMLEHQLPLSASDAFIDAYPLWAHAEQNLLMQGRLYINPFEPETVPSDCLGFALNSSQINGYWCYQDQQDQIDEPLYALTKAQWLTGCSDDSEPYLGGDEGFVHCQTPSGRFWFIVPRSWPLAEHELIESA
- a CDS encoding citrate synthase, producing MADKKATLHIEGKAPIELPIMDGTIGPQVIDVRKLGSNGYFTFDPGFLATASCESQITYIDGAKGVLLHRGFPIDQLANNADYLEVCYILLYGEAPNRKQYEEFKKTVTRHTMVHEQIASFFHGFRRDAHPMAVMCGVVGALAAFYHDSLDINNDTHREIAAYRLLSKMPTLAAMCYKYSVGQPFIYPRNDLSYAENFLHMMFATPCEEYEVNPVVARAMDKIFTLHADHEQNASTSTVRLAGSSGANPFACIAAGIASLWGPAHGGANEACLRMLEEIGSVDKIPEFVERAKDKDDPFRLMGFGHRVYKNYDPRATVMREACHEVLKELSIQDPLLDVAMELERIALSDDYFIEKKLYPNVDFYSGIILKAIGIPVSMFTVIFAMSRTIGWIAHWNEMHSDPSNRIGRPRQLYTGEKMRDFVPLYERE
- the sdhD gene encoding succinate dehydrogenase, hydrophobic membrane anchor protein, translating into MVKNVSSFGRNGVHDFLLIRASAIIMTLYTIYIVSFCAFTDISYVSWTQFFGGTFTKVFTMLALVCVLIHGWIGLWQVLTDYVKCSKLRGGLQLVVVAVLFGYFFSGLFVLWGA